The Methanococcus voltae PS genome segment ATTTTTTCGGCATTTGTATATGAAATATTTTTGGGTTTAATATTGTATATTATTTCAAGGGCTTTTATTACTATTTCAGGGTTCTTATCGTCCAAATATTCATAAAGATTATTTGAACTATCTTTGAGTAATTCGGGATTTATATTACTCATATTTTTTAAAATTTCAATCAACAATAATTTAGATTTTATTTTGTTATTTAGTAAGTTTATAAGTTTTTTAGGATTATTACATTTTGGGTTCAATGATATTTTTGAAATTGTGTAAGCTGATGAACATACAACGTTAGGGTTCTCATCGTCTAACATTGCTATGATATGGTCCATATATTCACTAATAAGCTCATAACATACTAATCCTGCATCACCAAGGAATTCTAGGGAATTCTTACGAGTTCTCCAATCAGAATCTTTTAACATTTCAACTATTGTGGGCACCAATGGTTTTAGATGTTCTGGATATGCAGTAACTATTATAGACATGGCTTTTAACGTGGCCCATTTGAATTTAAAGTCTTTATGTAATGATTTTTTGTATTCAGGTATCAATTTATTTATTATTTTTGGGTTTTCAATACTGAATTTACCTGAAAATAATATTTCTCTGAAATTTTTAAATTCGCCAATATTATTCAGATTTAAATTAACCTTCATATCAAAATACTTTTCATCATCTTTGTATCCATTCATCATACTATCACGCTTACAATTAAATAATGGTTATCTTATATAATATAGTTTTTTTGCATATGCTTATGTAGGTTATTTTTAAATTTTACCTACATAACTACCTGCTTACATAAGTACTTAATTAAATACTTAACTAAGTGCTTAATAAACTACAAAAAAAGTATATTATTAGAAAAAGACTATTTTAATATATTCAGATTAAACTGGTTGATATTATTTATATATTATCTATAATTTATCACAGTTAAATTTAATGAATTATCTTTTTATCAATCTAATTACTTTAAAACGTATCTATTACTACAATCTTCGAGTTATGCCTATAAAGCATACGCTAATCGGTATATCTTATTATAATGTTTACTTATTCGATTTAATAATTTTAGTGGAGTACTACTAATTTTGAATTTAGGGTATAAGACTTTACTTTTCACATGCTGGAGGGAAATTATGAAAGTAAAAGAGTTTATGAATAACAAAAAAGGTGCAACTGGTGTGGGCACATTAATAGTATTCATAGCAATGGTATTGGTTGCGGCAGTAGCTGCAAGTGTTTTAATAAATACAAGTGGCTTTTTACAACAAAAAGCTTCATCAACAGGAACAGAAAGCACGGAACAAGTTTCAACGGGATTAAAGATTGTTCAAACATGCGGTAAATTAAATGAGCCAATTATTGATAGGCTTACAATATATGTTACACCTTCACCAGGTAGTAAACCAGTGGATTTAAAAAATACTAAATTATTAATGACCGATGGACATTCAACAGCGACTGTATCTTATAGTAGCACTTATTTTGAAAATAATAATAAACAAATATTTGATGTAACCGGTTCAAAAGCTTGGAATAACGGTGCAATTTTGCCAGAGTATAATTTTGGAGTGATTGTTATTCAAGACGACGATGGTTCATGTACTGCAGAATCTCCCGTAATTGGAAAAGGTGATATGGCAGTAATAACAATAAATTGTACAAATTTAGACTTAGCACCTAGAACAAGGTTGAATGGATATTTACAATCAGAAATAGGTTTTAAAACACAATTTACTTATATCTTACCAAATGCGTATGATAAAACTGAAGATGTAGTTATATTACAATAATAGCTAAATATTTAACAAATTAGTTATTATTCTTTTTTTAATATATTATTAGTTTATCCTTTGACATTTCTTTATTTTTTATTTCTAAATATCATTATATATTTTAACTATAGTTTTAAGTTGATTAAATTATAATTTTTATGGATTATAGTATTATAAACTATTATTTGTATCAACAACTAACTTAAAAAAAGTTATTTTTTTAATTAATGGGGGTAATTTTAAATAATATGATTATATTTAATATGGATTTTTGAAGCTTTATATTATAATCTATAATAAATTAGGATTTATTTTTTATAAAAAATTATATAATATGTTTTAAAACTAATTTTAAGATTTATTATCTATTTGTTTTCTTTTATTTTAATTTAAATCTAAGTTCTTACCTACATAACTAACTACATAATTATATACATATTTACATACCTAATCATATACCTAAATAGTTACATAATAAACTACATACTCAACTACAATAGACCCTACATAACCAGGTACAAAACCATATGCTTAAAGAAGTGCAAAAAAAGTATATAATAACAAAAAACAACATATTTATTCGGGAACATCCCCCAGGGGTAAATACAACTATGCATAAGTAGACTTACTAAAATACCTCGGAGGTATAGTATGAACATAAAAGAATTTTTAAGCAATAAAAAAGGTGCTTCAGGAATTGGTACCTTAATAGTATTCATAGCAATGGTATTAGTTGCGGCAGTAGCTGCAAGTGTTTTAATTAACACAAGTGGCTTTTTACAACAAAAAGCTTCAACAACAGGAAAAGAAAGTACAGAACAAGTTGCAAGTGGTTTACAAGTAACCGGTGTAACCGGTGTTAACAGTACTGACAGTGAAAATATTACACACATTGTAGCATACATTACACCTAACGCAGGAAGTTCAGCAATTGACTTAAGTCAAGCTAAATTATTCGTTACATACAATGGCGTAAGTGCTGTTTTAAAAGCAAATGAATCTGCAATAGATGGTACATCAGGAACACCTGACGTATTAAGCGCTACCTTATTATCAAATACATCTGCTACCGAATACCAGGTAGTTTCATTACAGGACTTTGACGGTTCAGTAGCTAAAAACCAAGTTATCAACAAAGGTGACTTAGTGGCTATTGCAATTAGTACTGGACAAGTTTTCTCATCAACAAAAGGTATACCTACCAGAGCACACGTTTCAGGTAAATTACAACCAGAATTTGGTGCACCAGGTATCATTGAGTTTACAACACCAGCTACATTCACAACAAAAGTTGTTGAATTACAATAATTAACTTAATAATTAAATAAATAATAATTATTTCTAATTACTATTCGACTAAATTATTAAATTTAAGAGGTTATTCTTATGAAAATAAAAGAATTCATGAGTAACAAAAAAGGTGCTTCAGGAATTGGTACCTTAATAGTATTCATAGCAATGGTATTAGTTGCGGCAGTAGCTGCAAGTGTTTTAATTAACACAAGTGGCTTTTTACAACAAAAAGCTTCAACAACCGGAAAAGAAAGTACAGAACAAGTTGCAAGTGGTTTACAAATATCACAAGTTATGGGAATGCACAACAATTCTAACATAAACAAAACTGCAATATACATTTCACCTAACGCAGGAAGTTCAGCAATTGATTTAAGCCAAGCTGTAATCATGTTATCAGATGGTTCAAACAAAAGAGTTTATAAATACAATGAATCATCATACAAAGATTTAACCAATGGTGGAGACATCTTTGATAATGCTAACGTAGAATGGATTAAAGCAACTGCAACAAAATTCGGTATCGTAGTTATCCAAGATGCTGACGACTCATGTACTGCAGCTAACCCAGTTATCAACAAAGGTGACTTAGTAGCAATTACACTTAACACAACATCATTCTCAACAACTCCAAGAACATCAATCACTGGTACAGTTCAACCAGAATTTGGTGCACCAGGTATCATCTCATTTACCACCCCAGCTACCTACTTAAACGATTCAAAAGTAGTTCAATTACAATAGATAAATTAAGGTAACACTTAATTTATTTTTTTTATATTGAGGTGGATGGCGCATGTTAAAAAATTTCATGAAAAATAAGAAGGGTGCCGTCGGTATTGGTACGCTGATAATTTTCATAGCTCTTGTTTTAGTAGCGGCCGTAGCTGCTTCAGTTATTATAAATACAGCAGGTAAATTACAACATAAAGCTGCAGTGGTTGGGCAAGAAAGTACCCAGCAAGTTGCAAGCGGTTTACAAGTAGTTAAAATAACAGGTCACAGTGTTGACCAATATAATTTAGATAAAATAGCAATATTGGTATCTCCGAATATTGGGGATGAAATTGATTTGGCAACCACTGTCGTTACATTTTCTACAGATGATAGAAAAATGTCTCTATTATACGATTCTAGTAATGCAAGTAATGGTGGAAAGGTAAGATTGTCAACGGCAAATGGTACATCAGATATTTTCAAATATGATGACGTATATGCCATAGGTGCATGGCCTTTTGAAGATCCAACCTACGGTCAAAGTGACCAAGACCCTAATGAAAAGAAATTCGGTATCGTAGTACTCCAAGATATGGATAATTCAGTTTCTGGAGAACATCCTACCGTTAATTACGGAGATAAGGTGTTATTAGCTATAAATATAGGTAATATTGTCGGAGAAAATATCGGCAACAGAATAAGAATTCAAGGGGAAGTAGTTCCTGAATTCGGTGCACCTGGTATAATAGATTTTACAACGCCACCAGTATATGCAAATAGAGTTGTAGCACTCCAATAACGGTGATAGTATGCCCAATATCTCTGAAATAATCGATGATATAAAACAGAAGATCAAATTGGGCAAGAAGAATGATACTACACCTCTTGAAGATGATTCTGAAGACGAATTCAGCTTCGTATTAGATGAGGAAACCACAGCCGAATCAGATAATGATTTAGTAGCTGCAAATGAAGAACTTCTTGCCAAAATGGGTGAACTTGAATCCAAGTTTCCGAAGATTGAAATGATGGTCACCAACCTAAGAAAAGAAAATGAAAATCTTAGAAGTGACATTCATAACATAAACGAGAATTTTCAAGACATGATGGCTCTCTATGAAGTGGTTTCAAATCAAATAAATCCATTTATTGGAATTTCCAAAGTTACTGCAACCAGTATGGAAAAAGTGGAAAAAATTGAACATGAATCTACGAATCTTAAAAAAAGAGTTGAAGAGTTACAAAATGATGTAGTAATTCTTGCAAATGTATACTTACAAGAACATGATATTGACTTAGATGGAGTAATTAATGAAATACTCGCAGAAGAAGAATTCTCCAAAGCGATATTAGGAGAGGATTCCGATGATTGGTAAAGTAGATATGGATTACGCTTCTCTTGAAGAAGAGTATATGACAGAAAGTGAAATGGAAGACTATCTCGATGAATTAAGACATAAGATTCCATCATTTATTGTAGAATTATTGAAAAATAATTTAAAAAACAGAAATTTGACCCGAAATCAATTAAATAAAATCGTAAATAGAGTTTCAGACCTTTACTTCGGTAAGAAACCAGAAGATAAAAAAGCTGCTGAATTAACTAATAAAATAAATGATTTAAGTCATAAACTAGATGCACTGATGAAAGTAGCAACTGTATCATCTGCAACAAAGGTTTCGGATGATATTAAAAAGGAAATTGATAATTTAGATGAATTGGATTTAGCTGTCGAATCTCCGAAGGTATTAGAAAGCCCAAAAACTTTGGAGCCTGTTCAAAAAATTGAAGAAATAGATGAAATAGAAATTTCTGAAATTGATACTGACGACGAATTGCCAATTTATGAAGAAGAATTAATTCCTGAAATAGAATTAATTGAAAATCCCGAAGTTGATACAGAAGTTGATACAATTAATTCTGAAAATTACAATAGTGATGTAGTAATAAATAATTCAGCAAAAATCGAATCCTTACCTGAGCCTACTAAAGAATTAGATAGAACTACAGGTCTTGAAAACGAAGTTAAAATTCCTATGGATTATGTGGAGGTAAAAAATATGGAGTCAGAAATTGCTAAAATCAATGAAAATACTAGACTTCACGAATTGCCAGAAGATACATTGTCAACAATGCTTATATTCAAATGGTTAGAATTTTTAATCAGCAGAGTTGGTACAAATAACTTAGTAGATGTTTTAGACTACTACTATACATTAAAATGGATATCTGGTAAATCAGTAAATAAATTATTGAAAATCTCAAAAAATATGAAATATTTCCACGAAGATATGGAGTGGAAAGCAAGTAAATCAATGACCCCTGAGGATCACGTAGTTTCTTTACTCTACATTGAAAAATTGGCTGGAAGACCAATTTCAATGGATGAACTTGAAGAAATGGAAAGAGAAATTACAAGAATCAAAAAATGGGCGAATGAATTACAAACATTGTAATATATTTGATTATATCTTATAAACTGTATAATTATTAAAAAATAATAGGAATTAATGGAGTGAATTATATGAACACTGCTACATTATCGTCAATCTTGCTTGAAAGCCACAAACCTGCAAAATTAGAAACAATCCCTGAAGACTCATACTCCTCAATCTTTGTATTTAAATGGTTGGAGTACTTATGTGAAAGAGTAGGTCATTCAAACGTTCCAGATGTTTTAGAATTCTACTACAATTTAGGATGGGTTTCAGATAAAGCTATCGCTAAATTATTAAAATTCTCAAAAGGAATCGGATTAGATGACGACGAAATTGAAACATCAGTAGGAAAATTAACTATTGCTGACCACTTAGTATCTTTATTATTTATCGAAAGATTAAATGGTAAAAAAGTATCTTCTGAAGCATTAGATAAATTAGAATGGGAAATTAGAAGAATTAAGAAAGGAGCAGAGCAATACTATGGGATTTAGTTCTACTGTAGGGTCGGTTTTGATACTAACAACACTACTGATCTGTTCTGTATATCTTTACAGTTCAGTGGATGTTGTATCCTCTAAATTTACAAATGCTTATTCTCAGCATGCAGAAAGTTTGCAGGGTAAGATGAATGAAAATTTAGAACTTGTTGAAATAACAAAATTAGGTGATGATATAGTTTTGAAACTGTCCAACAATGGCACGGAAACGTTAAGTTGTGAACATTGGACTGTTATGTACAATGGGACGCCTAAAGCCTATATTGCAAATCAAAGTTATGTAGCACCAATGGATACGGTTCAAATATCAATAAATGGATCGACACCTTGTAGAATTTCCTTAATTTCCGAATATGGGAATAAATACTATTATAAATTGTAATATACAACAGTATTAAATAATTTGATTGTGGTCATACAAACAAATATATATTAATATTATAGATTTGTATATGTCAAGAAATTAGAAAATATAAGATTTATAAAAATTTATACCTACTCAAATATTTGATTAAATATAAATTAAAAAATAATTATTTTGTTTGACTGCTGTCAAAGGTGATTATATGGCTTCGAATGTATTTTCAGAAATCATTTTATTTGTTAGTGTTTTGATAATCACTGCAGCAGTATCTGGAATTCTTGCAACGAGCACTCATAAAATTTCATTGGGGTTAGAACAAAGGGGTGACGCTCTTTCGTCTCAACTTACGAAGGATTTTGAAATAATAAATGACCCAGGATATGTTCTCAAGAATGCAACAGATACTACAATGATATATCTAAAAAATACGGGTAAATCTCCTATAACTTTCGATAAAGAAGTTATAAGTGTATTGGTTGATGGAAATCCTGTGGAAATATCCAATACTTATGTTGAAGGCGATAGCTCTGTTAGAGTGCTGGGTAGCTCTAAAGTTGGTAAGTTACACATAACCTACAACACAAGTGGTTACCATAGATTTAAAGTTGTAACTAGTGAAGGTATTGCAAGAACTTTTACCGGAGAAATAGTTTAAATTAAATTTATACTTTACAATACAATTATTAATTATTATCAGTTTCATACTGATAAATAATATTCATTTTGTTATTATATTGAAATGTTCAACATTTAATGTTTATTATGTTTATGAATTAGAAAATTATTTTTATTAAAATTTACACATATCGGTGGTCATAATGAAATATGCTAAAATAGAGCTTGAAAGAGACGATGTTCATAAGCGTTTTGGGGGAGGTATCCCTTATGGTAGTATTATCCATATTGAAGGTGAGGAATCTTCTGGTAAATCTATACTTTCCCAAAGGCTTAGCTACGGCTTTTTACAAAATTCATATTCATTATCCTATATTTCCACACAATCGACCACCACAGAATTTGTTAAACAAATGACTTCTTTGAAATATATGATAAATAAGAAATTATTAAATGGTAATTTATTATATATTCCTGTTTATCCTTTAATTTCAGATAATACTCAAAAGGATGATTTTATAAAAAAATCAATGACTACAAGAGCATTTTATGAAAAAGATATTATTATTTTTGATTGTCTTTCTACATTAATATCTAATGACGCAAGTGAAGTCCAAGTAGGCGATTTAATGTCTTTTTTAAAGAGAATAGCGTCAATGAATAAGATTATCGTATATACGATAAATCCAAAAGAACTTTCTGACCAAGTAGTAACGATGTTAAGAACTGCTGCTACAATGGTTATAAAAACCGAAACATTCTCTTTCGGTGGCAATCTTAAAAATTCTGCCAAAATAGTAAAATATAATATGGCTGCAGGACCATTCCAAAAAGTAATGGTATTTAGAGTTGACCCAGGACTTGGAATTGCAGTAGAGATATCCTCAGTGGCATAATAAGTAGGTGAGATAATGGCTGATGATTTTAACACTGCACAAAGGAAAAACCCCCATTTAAAAAGATACGTTGAGAGATTTAAGAAAACATACATGAAAGTCCCAGATTATATTACGGATATTGGAGGATTGGGCGATTTAAAAAGTATTAAATATCCAAATGTTATTTATCCAATCGGTGACCCCTTATTTATCCACGTTTATGGCTCACCTAATCAAAGAACAAGATATATTGCAATAGAGCCTAAGCTAGATACGGCTACAGAAAGAGCAAAGTATTTTGAAATTTTGGATAAAATTTTAGAATATGCACCTTATAGTGAAATTCCTGAAAGTGACGACGAATTTTCAAAAGTTTTAATTGATATTTTTGACACTGTAACGAAAGTTAATAAAAATGCAAATAATCCTAATAAAAAATCTAAATTAGGATTGATGAACAAATTAACAAATTCAAATTCAATTGCAATAACAAAAGTTCAAAGGGATAAATTTGTTTATCTTTTAAGACGGGATTTAATTGGTATTGGTAACTTAGAACCTATTAAAAGAGACCCTACAATTGAGGATATTCACGTTATCGGTCCAAAAAATACTCAACTTGTTCACAAAACTTTCGATATGTTACCTACAAACATCGTATGGGAAGACGATGGAGATATGTCAAATTACTTAAAAAATTTGTGTGAAAGGATGGGTAGGCCAGTATCTGACGCTACGCCAATCGTGGATGGTTCAATGCCTGACGGTTCAAGGATTAACATCTTATACTCAAATGATGTTTCTTTAAAAGGTCCTTCTTTTACAATAAGGAAATTCTCAGATACTCCTACAAGTATAACTCAAATTATCAGCTGGGGTACTATGTCTCCA includes the following:
- a CDS encoding flagellar protein F — encoded protein: MILTTLLICSVYLYSSVDVVSSKFTNAYSQHAESLQGKMNENLELVEITKLGDDIVLKLSNNGTETLSCEHWTVMYNGTPKAYIANQSYVAPMDTVQISINGSTPCRISLISEYGNKYYYKL
- a CDS encoding flagellin, translated to MNIKEFLSNKKGASGIGTLIVFIAMVLVAAVAASVLINTSGFLQQKASTTGKESTEQVASGLQVTGVTGVNSTDSENITHIVAYITPNAGSSAIDLSQAKLFVTYNGVSAVLKANESAIDGTSGTPDVLSATLLSNTSATEYQVVSLQDFDGSVAKNQVINKGDLVAIAISTGQVFSSTKGIPTRAHVSGKLQPEFGAPGIIEFTTPATFTTKVVELQ
- a CDS encoding FlaD/FlaE family flagellar protein, whose product is MNTATLSSILLESHKPAKLETIPEDSYSSIFVFKWLEYLCERVGHSNVPDVLEFYYNLGWVSDKAIAKLLKFSKGIGLDDDEIETSVGKLTIADHLVSLLFIERLNGKKVSSEALDKLEWEIRRIKKGAEQYYGI
- a CDS encoding type II/IV secretion system ATPase subunit; translated protein: MADDFNTAQRKNPHLKRYVERFKKTYMKVPDYITDIGGLGDLKSIKYPNVIYPIGDPLFIHVYGSPNQRTRYIAIEPKLDTATERAKYFEILDKILEYAPYSEIPESDDEFSKVLIDIFDTVTKVNKNANNPNKKSKLGLMNKLTNSNSIAITKVQRDKFVYLLRRDLIGIGNLEPIKRDPTIEDIHVIGPKNTQLVHKTFDMLPTNIVWEDDGDMSNYLKNLCERMGRPVSDATPIVDGSMPDGSRINILYSNDVSLKGPSFTIRKFSDTPTSITQIISWGTMSPEIAAYLWLCLEYGMSIFVCGETASGKTTTLNAIMPFIKPKSKVFSCEDTAEVKPPNPVWQQLLTRERGPEESRVTLFDLLRAALRSRPNYIIVGEIRSVEGAVAFQAMQTGHPVLSTFHAANVRKMIQRLTGDPINIPQTFMDNLNIALFQLAVYTRGRFLRRVVAVEEIEGYYKEVDGVITRGVFEWDPQKDIHNFTGLNNSYILEDKIATVAGYEDPREIYDELNLRVRILEEMIAREIYDYHDVLDIIWKFYENGLEGLPFPI
- a CDS encoding FlaD/FlaE family flagellar protein; this translates as MIGKVDMDYASLEEEYMTESEMEDYLDELRHKIPSFIVELLKNNLKNRNLTRNQLNKIVNRVSDLYFGKKPEDKKAAELTNKINDLSHKLDALMKVATVSSATKVSDDIKKEIDNLDELDLAVESPKVLESPKTLEPVQKIEEIDEIEISEIDTDDELPIYEEELIPEIELIENPEVDTEVDTINSENYNSDVVINNSAKIESLPEPTKELDRTTGLENEVKIPMDYVEVKNMESEIAKINENTRLHELPEDTLSTMLIFKWLEFLISRVGTNNLVDVLDYYYTLKWISGKSVNKLLKISKNMKYFHEDMEWKASKSMTPEDHVVSLLYIEKLAGRPISMDELEEMEREITRIKKWANELQTL
- a CDS encoding flagellin, encoding MKVKEFMNNKKGATGVGTLIVFIAMVLVAAVAASVLINTSGFLQQKASSTGTESTEQVSTGLKIVQTCGKLNEPIIDRLTIYVTPSPGSKPVDLKNTKLLMTDGHSTATVSYSSTYFENNNKQIFDVTGSKAWNNGAILPEYNFGVIVIQDDDGSCTAESPVIGKGDMAVITINCTNLDLAPRTRLNGYLQSEIGFKTQFTYILPNAYDKTEDVVILQ
- a CDS encoding flagellin encodes the protein MASNVFSEIILFVSVLIITAAVSGILATSTHKISLGLEQRGDALSSQLTKDFEIINDPGYVLKNATDTTMIYLKNTGKSPITFDKEVISVLVDGNPVEISNTYVEGDSSVRVLGSSKVGKLHITYNTSGYHRFKVVTSEGIARTFTGEIV
- a CDS encoding flagellin; its protein translation is MLKNFMKNKKGAVGIGTLIIFIALVLVAAVAASVIINTAGKLQHKAAVVGQESTQQVASGLQVVKITGHSVDQYNLDKIAILVSPNIGDEIDLATTVVTFSTDDRKMSLLYDSSNASNGGKVRLSTANGTSDIFKYDDVYAIGAWPFEDPTYGQSDQDPNEKKFGIVVLQDMDNSVSGEHPTVNYGDKVLLAINIGNIVGENIGNRIRIQGEVVPEFGAPGIIDFTTPPVYANRVVALQ
- a CDS encoding flagellin, which encodes MKIKEFMSNKKGASGIGTLIVFIAMVLVAAVAASVLINTSGFLQQKASTTGKESTEQVASGLQISQVMGMHNNSNINKTAIYISPNAGSSAIDLSQAVIMLSDGSNKRVYKYNESSYKDLTNGGDIFDNANVEWIKATATKFGIVVIQDADDSCTAANPVINKGDLVAITLNTTSFSTTPRTSITGTVQPEFGAPGIISFTTPATYLNDSKVVQLQ
- a CDS encoding flagella accessory protein C, giving the protein MPNISEIIDDIKQKIKLGKKNDTTPLEDDSEDEFSFVLDEETTAESDNDLVAANEELLAKMGELESKFPKIEMMVTNLRKENENLRSDIHNINENFQDMMALYEVVSNQINPFIGISKVTATSMEKVEKIEHESTNLKKRVEELQNDVVILANVYLQEHDIDLDGVINEILAEEEFSKAILGEDSDDW
- a CDS encoding ATPase domain-containing protein, which produces MKYAKIELERDDVHKRFGGGIPYGSIIHIEGEESSGKSILSQRLSYGFLQNSYSLSYISTQSTTTEFVKQMTSLKYMINKKLLNGNLLYIPVYPLISDNTQKDDFIKKSMTTRAFYEKDIIIFDCLSTLISNDASEVQVGDLMSFLKRIASMNKIIVYTINPKELSDQVVTMLRTAATMVIKTETFSFGGNLKNSAKIVKYNMAAGPFQKVMVFRVDPGLGIAVEISSVA